The following are encoded together in the Bradymonas sediminis genome:
- the dnaN gene encoding DNA polymerase III subunit beta, translated as MKIRISPQALTDELFKLQGVVSQRSTLAILSNALLQAKDGRLTLHATDLDTSISTSCECEVLEEGSVTLEAKNLFDIVKNLDDDSLVIETEDNYWANLNSGNVVCRIAGTHPDDFPQILDTSGVEMYPIGIETLLNMVDKTLFSVSTDDARANLTGAFFRVTAENTLLMVSTDGHRLSKIEADPESFSAGENTHQTLRDGIIIPRKGLSELKRIVDAKATELSFGLVDNSIVFQSGPMTMSVMLIEGTFPDFTQVLPKEGDNKAFVKKDMFLQALKFVSLFASPKTHNLRLSLSDEGLELYASDPDRGEGRKTIPAEYTGQPVKAGYNYRYLIDVLGVLDSDQVSLEIIDTLSPTLMRDPTSDEALFVVMPMRL; from the coding sequence ATGAAAATTCGTATTTCCCCGCAGGCCCTGACCGACGAATTATTTAAATTGCAGGGCGTCGTAAGTCAGCGCAGCACGCTCGCCATTTTGTCGAACGCTCTTCTGCAAGCCAAAGATGGTCGATTGACGTTGCACGCCACGGACCTGGATACGTCGATTTCGACTTCCTGTGAGTGCGAAGTTCTCGAGGAAGGAAGCGTCACACTCGAGGCGAAGAATCTCTTCGATATCGTCAAGAATCTCGACGACGATAGCCTGGTCATCGAGACCGAAGATAATTATTGGGCCAACCTGAACTCGGGCAATGTGGTCTGCCGCATCGCCGGTACGCACCCCGATGATTTCCCGCAGATTCTCGACACCAGCGGCGTCGAGATGTACCCGATCGGCATCGAAACCCTGCTCAATATGGTCGACAAGACGCTCTTCAGCGTGTCGACCGACGACGCCCGCGCCAACCTCACCGGTGCGTTCTTCCGCGTCACCGCCGAGAATACGCTGCTGATGGTCTCGACCGACGGCCATCGCCTCTCCAAAATCGAGGCCGACCCGGAGTCCTTCTCCGCCGGCGAGAACACCCATCAGACGCTGCGCGACGGAATCATCATTCCGCGCAAAGGCCTCTCGGAGCTCAAGCGCATCGTCGACGCCAAGGCCACCGAGCTCAGCTTCGGCCTGGTCGACAATAGCATCGTGTTCCAGTCGGGCCCGATGACCATGTCGGTGATGCTCATCGAAGGAACCTTCCCGGACTTCACCCAGGTGCTGCCGAAAGAAGGTGACAACAAGGCGTTTGTTAAAAAGGATATGTTCCTGCAGGCGCTCAAATTCGTCAGCCTCTTCGCCAGCCCCAAGACGCATAACCTGCGCCTGTCGCTGTCCGACGAAGGTCTCGAGCTCTACGCCTCCGACCCCGACCGCGGCGAAGGTCGCAAGACCATCCCGGCCGAGTACACCGGTCAGCCGGTCAAAGCGGGTTATAATTATCGCTATCTCATCGACGTGTTGGGCGTGCTCGACAGCGACCAGGTTTCGCTGGAGATCATCGACACGCTCTCGCCGACGCTGATGCGCGACCCGACCAGCGACGAGGCCCTCTTCGTCGTCATGCCGATGCGCCTGTGA
- the hisC gene encoding histidinol-phosphate transaminase, with amino-acid sequence MSSLNYRLRAKKSEDNAPALREVRARKAIEVAPAVQALTPYIAVTSQAAIEARPNGETTFKLDWNESTIAPSPRVHEAILAHLSSHRDLNWYPQLGSTDLVDALQKYTGVSGEHILATNGSDDALQLICNTYLSEGDKVVAPVPTYNHFLVFAESRGADITRVCADTAFTSNIEGIRDAMSQDTRILYLVSPNNPTGVVLDPKDVEALCQDYPETLIILDEAYFEFSQVTGMPLVREYPNLIVTRTFSKAFGLASLRVGYLAADPRIIEGLSRIYNPKSVNALGQVAAVAALSDLDYLNDFLAEVRASKELLREFFASKNADAQITPANFVVVRVDNLPETLRALEARGVYVRDRSGYPGLKDCLRMSVGTVEQTEKLIERLAEVF; translated from the coding sequence ATGTCCAGTTTGAACTATCGACTACGGGCGAAAAAATCGGAAGATAACGCACCTGCGTTGCGCGAAGTGCGCGCTCGCAAAGCGATTGAGGTAGCGCCTGCAGTCCAGGCACTCACCCCCTATATTGCGGTCACCAGCCAGGCAGCGATTGAAGCTCGGCCCAACGGTGAGACGACGTTCAAACTTGATTGGAACGAATCAACCATAGCTCCGAGCCCTCGGGTACATGAGGCGATTCTGGCTCATCTTTCGAGCCATCGCGACCTGAATTGGTATCCCCAATTGGGAAGCACCGACCTTGTGGACGCGTTGCAAAAGTATACCGGAGTGTCCGGCGAGCATATCCTCGCGACCAACGGTAGCGACGACGCGCTCCAATTGATCTGCAATACCTATCTGTCCGAGGGCGACAAAGTCGTCGCTCCGGTTCCGACCTACAATCACTTTCTGGTCTTCGCAGAGAGCCGCGGCGCCGACATCACGCGTGTTTGCGCTGACACCGCGTTCACGTCCAATATCGAAGGCATTCGCGATGCGATGTCTCAGGACACCCGGATCCTCTATTTGGTCAGCCCCAATAACCCGACCGGCGTGGTTCTCGACCCGAAAGATGTTGAAGCCCTGTGCCAGGACTACCCGGAAACGCTGATCATTCTGGACGAAGCTTATTTTGAGTTCTCGCAGGTCACCGGCATGCCCCTGGTGCGCGAGTACCCGAACCTCATCGTCACTCGGACCTTTTCTAAAGCGTTCGGCCTTGCGAGCCTGCGTGTTGGTTATTTGGCCGCCGATCCCCGAATCATCGAGGGTCTGAGCCGAATCTATAACCCCAAGAGCGTCAACGCCCTTGGCCAGGTTGCCGCGGTTGCCGCGCTCAGTGACCTTGATTATCTCAATGACTTTTTGGCCGAAGTTCGCGCTTCCAAAGAACTCCTTCGCGAATTCTTCGCCTCCAAGAACGCCGACGCCCAGATTACCCCGGCCAATTTTGTGGTCGTGCGCGTCGATAATCTTCCGGAGACGCTTCGCGCACTCGAAGCTCGTGGCGTCTATGTCCGCGACCGCTCCGGCTATCCCGGCCTCAAAGATTGCCTGCGCATGAGCGTCGGAACCGTTGAGCAGACCGAGAAGCTTATCGAACGCCTCGCCGAAGTATTCTGA
- a CDS encoding M16 family metallopeptidase, which translates to MHKLRQQAASLNPTSSNCDTGAPANGPNEDGLLRYKLDNGMTVVLQRSTSAPVVACNVWVGVGSADEETFEAGLAHVHEHMLFKGTTRRKVGELAREVEAAGGHINAFTSFDQTCYYVVMSSRFFETGLDILADAVQNSSFEADELERELEVIQEEIKRGKDSPSREASLKLFEMAFQEHPYRLPVIGTSESVDSFKREDVLAFFHKHYVPENMMLVLAGDFEFDQARALVDKYFKDFKQGNYVPRERAVEPEQREFRAWTGSAEINQAHLRAGFHIPHATHEDIPALDLLGAIMGYGDASHLFKTIQREQELVSSIYAGAYSPKEPGLFMLSADYQLPEAPTKEGARNDVDILSAIMTEVFRFRHICPSHVDLQRARTIIESTEIYGKQTVENQAMKLGRSLMVTGDPNYEQKYYAALAKVTPSDIRRVAREYLTPENCTVVLSHPESHGSIDTAALEKAARAGYALASSQHQTVPIELDEEGFVRIEMPDGPTLIIQEDHSVETFSIRALSMGGVRYETAENNGITNLLSNLVDKGTTQWSATEIAHRVESMAGSLHGMGGRNSFGIAMSGLSQFFESSFEVFAGCLLDATIPEEEFEREKRLQIEQIRSRRDELGTVSFEQFYKAFFAPHPYSMLTTGSEASVSSLTVEDIRAYYKELVRPSDLVIVVVGDVNAELVQQLSERYFSGYEVTEGTAPEIPEPSELDGARLVVGDLQKEQAHLIVGFKAPNLGDAEQDALSVLNAVLSGQGGRLFYELRDRQSLAYSVGARTIVGLDVSAFVIVIGTSPEKLEQAYAGIVSEVEKLREGTITEEEVGRAKRYLAGSHDIGLQTNSARAISVGLDELYGLGYKRELEYGERISAVSLADVQAVVDKYLTPEKMLVSIIKPKETEIRADLLRN; encoded by the coding sequence GTGCATAAACTTCGGCAACAAGCAGCTTCTCTGAATCCGACCTCCTCGAACTGCGACACCGGCGCGCCGGCCAACGGGCCCAATGAGGACGGTTTGCTGCGCTATAAACTCGATAACGGGATGACCGTGGTGCTGCAACGCTCCACGAGCGCCCCGGTGGTGGCGTGTAACGTGTGGGTGGGCGTGGGAAGCGCGGACGAAGAGACCTTCGAGGCCGGCCTGGCCCACGTGCACGAGCATATGCTCTTTAAGGGGACGACGCGGCGAAAGGTCGGGGAATTAGCGCGCGAAGTTGAGGCCGCGGGCGGCCATATCAACGCGTTCACCTCCTTTGACCAGACTTGCTATTATGTCGTGATGAGCAGTCGGTTCTTTGAGACGGGCCTGGATATTTTGGCCGACGCGGTCCAGAACTCCTCCTTTGAGGCGGACGAATTGGAGCGCGAATTGGAGGTCATCCAGGAGGAGATCAAGCGCGGCAAAGACAGCCCCTCGCGCGAGGCGAGCCTGAAGCTATTTGAGATGGCCTTCCAGGAGCACCCCTACCGCTTGCCGGTCATCGGGACCAGCGAATCGGTCGATTCCTTCAAGCGCGAAGATGTGCTCGCCTTCTTCCATAAGCATTATGTGCCCGAGAATATGATGTTGGTCCTGGCCGGCGACTTCGAGTTCGACCAGGCGCGCGCGCTGGTGGATAAATATTTCAAGGATTTCAAGCAGGGGAACTACGTACCCAGGGAGCGCGCGGTTGAGCCCGAGCAGCGGGAATTTCGCGCGTGGACCGGCAGCGCTGAGATAAACCAGGCGCATCTGCGCGCGGGTTTTCATATTCCGCACGCTACCCATGAGGACATTCCCGCGCTGGACCTGCTCGGCGCGATTATGGGGTACGGCGATGCTTCGCATCTTTTTAAGACGATTCAGCGTGAGCAAGAACTGGTGAGCTCGATTTATGCGGGCGCCTACTCTCCCAAAGAGCCAGGGCTCTTTATGCTCTCGGCGGATTATCAGCTGCCGGAAGCACCGACAAAAGAGGGGGCACGAAATGACGTCGATATTCTCTCGGCCATCATGACCGAGGTCTTCCGCTTCCGTCATATTTGCCCCAGCCACGTCGACCTCCAGCGGGCGCGCACCATCATTGAGAGCACCGAGATCTACGGCAAGCAGACCGTCGAGAACCAGGCGATGAAGCTTGGGCGAAGCCTGATGGTCACGGGGGACCCGAATTATGAGCAAAAATATTACGCCGCGCTGGCCAAGGTGACCCCTTCGGATATTCGACGCGTCGCGCGCGAATATCTGACCCCCGAGAATTGCACCGTGGTGCTATCGCATCCCGAATCCCACGGGAGCATCGATACGGCCGCGCTCGAGAAGGCGGCGCGCGCTGGGTATGCGTTGGCGAGTTCTCAGCACCAGACGGTGCCGATCGAACTTGACGAGGAGGGGTTTGTCCGCATCGAGATGCCGGACGGGCCGACGCTCATTATTCAGGAAGATCATAGCGTTGAGACCTTCTCGATCCGCGCGCTTAGCATGGGCGGCGTGCGCTATGAGACCGCTGAGAATAATGGCATCACGAACCTCTTGAGTAATTTGGTCGACAAGGGAACCACTCAATGGTCGGCCACTGAAATCGCACACCGGGTCGAGTCGATGGCGGGTTCGTTGCACGGCATGGGCGGTCGGAACTCCTTCGGCATCGCGATGTCGGGGTTGAGCCAGTTCTTCGAGTCGAGCTTCGAGGTCTTCGCGGGCTGTCTGCTCGACGCGACCATTCCTGAAGAGGAGTTCGAGCGCGAAAAGCGACTTCAGATAGAGCAGATCCGCAGCCGTCGAGATGAACTCGGCACGGTGAGTTTCGAGCAATTCTATAAGGCGTTCTTTGCGCCCCATCCCTATTCGATGCTCACGACGGGGAGCGAAGCGTCGGTCTCGAGCCTGACGGTTGAAGACATTCGCGCCTATTATAAGGAATTGGTCCGCCCGAGCGACCTGGTGATTGTCGTGGTCGGTGACGTCAACGCAGAACTGGTGCAGCAACTCAGCGAGCGCTATTTTAGCGGATACGAGGTGACTGAGGGGACTGCTCCCGAAATTCCGGAGCCCTCGGAGTTGGATGGCGCTCGCCTGGTGGTAGGCGACCTTCAGAAGGAACAGGCGCATCTGATCGTGGGCTTTAAGGCGCCGAATCTTGGTGACGCGGAACAAGATGCGCTGAGCGTGCTCAATGCGGTTCTGTCGGGCCAGGGCGGCCGTTTATTTTATGAACTTCGTGACCGCCAAAGTCTCGCCTATAGCGTGGGCGCGCGCACGATCGTGGGGCTCGACGTCAGCGCCTTCGTTATCGTGATTGGCACGAGCCCCGAGAAGCTAGAGCAGGCCTATGCCGGTATCGTGAGTGAAGTTGAGAAGTTGCGCGAGGGCACCATCACCGAGGAAGAGGTCGGGCGAGCCAAGCGCTATCTGGCGGGAAGCCACGATATTGGTCTTCAGACCAACTCGGCGCGCGCGATTTCGGTTGGACTCGATGAGCTCTACGGGCTTGGATATAAGCGTGAGCTTGAATATGGGGAGCGCATCAGCGCGGTATCGCTGGCCGATGTGCAGGCGGTGGTCGATAAATATCTGACCCCCGAGAAGATGTTGGTCTCGATTATTAAGCCCAAAGAGACCGAGATTCGTGCGGACCTTCTGCGCAACTGA
- a CDS encoding acyl-CoA reductase — MPRADLQQASQQRASYAQRVELLRAFMAQIFDDIESSDREFAKLCEAVVRDGWPAEMARQGMLFGQKTWQIDVITGAFEAEMMCFGGVAALEGASGSHRITRPESVVHIWPALPGAGLTPVFYGALLGAPQWIRPSRRGRHFAEYIAQRWPQEAAPLGLLASGDAWDFADITVVSGSDETVAEVRDIVAKSGAGRRKIVTGYGHRVSFCVLVDGPTMALGEWAKSVATDTVMWHQMGCFSPRAVLFVGAPERLAEFGELLGAAIAREESRLGATDMNAAELAQRAQARGVAEFRTEIWGDGIGWVERSDQPFRGERIAAHTVSLHPVASLDELPKMLDILPQHVQGVALAAPDAQFGAWADALCAAGATRICAPGRLQSPDGDWPHDGRPNTLDWVRATHLPGHTS; from the coding sequence ATGCCTCGCGCTGACCTCCAGCAGGCGTCGCAGCAGCGCGCATCCTATGCGCAGCGCGTGGAGTTATTGCGCGCGTTTATGGCGCAAATCTTCGACGATATCGAGTCCTCCGACCGCGAATTCGCGAAGTTATGCGAGGCGGTTGTTCGCGACGGTTGGCCCGCCGAGATGGCGCGCCAGGGAATGCTATTTGGGCAAAAGACCTGGCAAATCGACGTGATCACCGGGGCGTTTGAAGCCGAGATGATGTGTTTTGGCGGGGTCGCGGCGCTCGAGGGCGCGTCGGGTTCGCATCGGATAACGCGGCCTGAGAGCGTCGTTCATATCTGGCCGGCGCTCCCCGGCGCCGGGCTCACCCCCGTGTTCTACGGCGCGCTGCTCGGCGCGCCGCAGTGGATTCGCCCGTCGCGCCGAGGCCGTCATTTTGCCGAGTATATCGCTCAAAGATGGCCGCAAGAGGCCGCGCCGCTTGGGCTATTGGCGTCCGGGGATGCGTGGGATTTTGCCGATATCACGGTCGTCAGCGGCAGCGATGAGACCGTCGCCGAGGTGCGAGATATCGTGGCGAAGAGCGGGGCAGGGCGGCGTAAAATCGTGACCGGTTATGGGCATCGCGTGAGCTTTTGCGTGCTGGTCGACGGGCCCACCATGGCGCTCGGTGAGTGGGCGAAGAGCGTCGCGACCGACACCGTGATGTGGCACCAGATGGGGTGCTTTTCGCCGCGCGCGGTTTTATTTGTCGGGGCGCCGGAGCGCCTGGCTGAATTCGGCGAGTTACTCGGCGCGGCGATTGCGCGCGAGGAGTCGCGGCTAGGCGCGACTGACATGAACGCGGCGGAGTTGGCCCAGCGGGCGCAGGCGCGCGGCGTCGCTGAATTTCGGACCGAAATTTGGGGCGATGGTATCGGCTGGGTCGAGCGATCCGACCAGCCATTTCGCGGCGAGCGCATCGCGGCCCATACGGTGAGCCTGCACCCTGTGGCGTCGCTCGACGAACTTCCGAAGATGCTCGATATATTGCCCCAGCACGTCCAGGGCGTGGCGCTCGCCGCACCCGATGCGCAATTTGGGGCGTGGGCGGACGCGCTTTGCGCCGCCGGCGCGACCCGAATCTGTGCGCCCGGTAGATTGCAGTCCCCCGACGGCGATTGGCCCCATGACGGCCGTCCCAACACGCTCGATTGGGTACGCGCGACGCATCTTCCGGGGCACACTTCCTAA
- the recF gene encoding DNA replication/repair protein RecF (All proteins in this family for which functions are known are DNA-binding proteins that assist the filamentation of RecA onto DNA for the initiation of recombination or recombinational repair.) has translation MLLDALHITNFRNIADVRLDAHPRFNILSGQNGQGKTNILEAIYLLGAVKSFRPQVNSDLIRFGQEQASLVARVDRGGSERIVRLEIGARGKKIFLNDSPVRQLSDFFGTVNVVMFGPEDIAILKGSPSERRRFIDRAIFNAQPAYATETQHYEDVLAQRNALLKDARYDASLMSVYDEQLVQYGARIIERRLDFLAHFRPILRRTFQSIFDESFEAEIGYYMKWRDADSHDFRREESRQDAHLPSQPGKRDRRDLEEVLFEGLERTRADEQRRGYTLIGPHRDDLSTRINGRDIKTFASQGQHRAFVLAMKIAEISHLEERYRFAPILLLDDVSSELDRERNRFLFDFLRHRMEGQVFITTTHRDYILLDEDVQTYAVKSGEVTPT, from the coding sequence ATGCTTCTAGACGCCCTGCACATTACAAACTTCCGCAATATCGCCGACGTGCGCCTCGACGCGCATCCGCGATTCAATATTTTGAGCGGACAAAATGGCCAGGGGAAGACCAATATTCTGGAGGCGATTTACCTGCTAGGCGCCGTGAAGAGCTTTCGCCCGCAGGTCAACAGCGACCTGATTCGATTCGGCCAGGAGCAGGCGTCGCTGGTGGCGCGGGTGGACCGCGGCGGCTCGGAGCGCATCGTGCGCCTGGAGATTGGCGCCCGCGGCAAGAAGATATTTCTCAATGACTCGCCGGTGCGCCAACTCTCGGACTTTTTTGGCACCGTCAATGTGGTGATGTTTGGGCCCGAGGATATCGCGATTCTGAAGGGCTCGCCCTCGGAGCGCCGCCGCTTTATCGACCGCGCGATTTTCAACGCTCAGCCCGCCTACGCCACCGAAACCCAGCATTATGAGGATGTCCTCGCCCAGCGTAACGCTCTGCTCAAGGACGCGCGCTATGACGCCTCTTTGATGAGCGTCTACGATGAGCAACTGGTCCAATACGGCGCGCGGATTATCGAGCGTCGTCTGGATTTTTTGGCACATTTTCGACCGATATTGCGCCGGACTTTTCAATCCATTTTTGATGAGTCCTTCGAGGCCGAAATCGGCTATTATATGAAGTGGCGAGACGCGGATTCGCATGATTTTCGGCGTGAGGAATCGCGCCAGGACGCGCATCTGCCCTCGCAGCCGGGCAAGCGCGACCGGCGTGACCTTGAAGAAGTCCTCTTCGAAGGTCTAGAGAGGACCCGGGCCGACGAGCAACGCCGCGGGTACACGCTGATTGGCCCCCATCGTGACGACCTGTCGACGCGCATAAATGGTCGAGATATAAAGACTTTTGCCAGTCAGGGTCAGCACCGCGCGTTTGTGTTGGCGATGAAGATCGCCGAGATATCGCACCTGGAAGAGCGCTACCGATTCGCGCCGATTTTGCTGCTCGACGATGTCTCCAGCGAGCTCGACCGGGAGCGAAACCGGTTCCTCTTCGACTTTTTGCGCCACCGTATGGAAGGGCAGGTCTTCATCACGACCACCCATCGCGACTATATTTTATTGGACGAAGATGTGCAGACCTACGCGGTCAAAAGCGGCGAAGTCACGCCCACATAA
- the rlmD gene encoding 23S rRNA (uracil(1939)-C(5))-methyltransferase RlmD: MENTPLELPHSPRHGELFDLLVEGLTLDGMGVASVSTLVGPQKQPLNYKFHIRKGLPGDRVRVQVETRNKRVFLAHITEYLEPSKMRIEPRCRHFGRREIEGQGCGGCTFQSLSYRHQLMNKERLIKQQMIDHKVDPGLVYPMIGQEDPWYYRNKMEFSFGTTGEREFALGLYPKGYRYQVLNLKECFLESEFTSNFLPKIKDWAMEMGLKPYREGDQSGFLRNLSIREGKRTGERMIELMTTHRPQAECGDKMVDATEIAQRFKAFILSEAPDDFTSIYWTQQYVERGERTRFIEHHLHGSPVLLEKMHLPGDQILSFEIHPRAFFQPNTRQAEVLYAEVLKHTGLLEGGAGAEEEEGAEKKRILDLYCGTGTIGLCMAPFAEHVVGIELQPNAVDNARQNAHKNGIDNITFFAGDVGAVLKEDAFIEAAGDIDLVVVDPPRSGLLKEAREQLKAINPPRIIYVSCNPKTLARDLADLSASGYTIDRIQPVDMFPHTYHVENVALLTRHEQA, encoded by the coding sequence ATGGAAAATACACCTCTCGAACTGCCCCATAGCCCGCGCCACGGCGAATTATTTGACCTGCTCGTCGAAGGCCTCACGCTCGATGGGATGGGCGTCGCGTCGGTCTCGACCCTCGTCGGGCCGCAGAAGCAGCCGCTGAATTATAAATTCCACATCCGCAAAGGGCTGCCGGGCGACCGCGTTCGGGTCCAGGTCGAGACGCGCAATAAGCGCGTCTTTCTTGCGCATATCACCGAATATCTCGAACCCTCGAAGATGCGCATTGAGCCCAGGTGCCGCCACTTTGGTCGGCGCGAAATCGAGGGCCAGGGCTGCGGCGGCTGCACCTTCCAGTCGCTCTCCTATCGCCATCAATTGATGAATAAGGAGCGCCTGATTAAGCAGCAAATGATCGATCATAAGGTCGATCCGGGCCTGGTTTACCCGATGATCGGGCAGGAAGACCCCTGGTATTATCGCAATAAAATGGAGTTCAGTTTTGGGACGACCGGCGAGCGCGAGTTCGCGCTGGGCCTGTATCCCAAGGGCTATCGCTACCAGGTTCTGAACCTCAAAGAGTGCTTTTTGGAGTCGGAATTTACCTCCAACTTTTTGCCCAAGATCAAAGATTGGGCGATGGAGATGGGGCTTAAACCGTATCGCGAGGGCGACCAGTCTGGCTTTTTGCGCAACCTGAGCATCCGCGAAGGCAAGCGCACCGGCGAGCGCATGATTGAGCTGATGACCACCCATCGACCGCAGGCGGAGTGCGGCGATAAGATGGTCGACGCGACTGAAATAGCCCAGCGATTTAAGGCGTTTATCCTGAGCGAGGCGCCCGACGATTTCACCTCGATCTATTGGACTCAGCAATATGTCGAGCGCGGCGAGCGCACCCGATTTATCGAGCATCATCTGCACGGCTCGCCGGTATTGCTCGAGAAGATGCATCTTCCGGGCGACCAGATCCTGAGCTTTGAGATTCACCCGAGGGCGTTCTTCCAGCCGAATACGCGCCAGGCCGAGGTCCTATACGCCGAGGTCTTGAAGCATACCGGGTTGCTCGAAGGCGGCGCTGGCGCCGAAGAAGAAGAGGGCGCAGAGAAGAAGCGCATCCTCGACCTCTATTGCGGCACCGGGACCATCGGTCTGTGCATGGCGCCCTTCGCTGAACACGTCGTGGGCATTGAATTGCAGCCCAACGCGGTCGATAACGCCCGCCAAAACGCGCACAAAAACGGCATTGATAATATCACGTTCTTCGCCGGCGACGTCGGCGCGGTGCTCAAAGAAGACGCGTTTATCGAGGCCGCCGGCGACATCGATCTGGTCGTCGTCGACCCGCCGCGCTCCGGGCTGCTCAAAGAGGCGCGCGAGCAACTGAAGGCCATCAATCCGCCGCGCATTATCTATGTCTCCTGCAACCCCAAAACCCTGGCGCGCGACCTCGCCGACCTCAGCGCTTCGGGCTATACGATTGACCGAATTCAGCCGGTCGATATGTTCCCGCACACCTATCATGTCGAGAATGTCGCCCTCCTCACGCGCCACGAACAGGCCTGA